The DNA region CCGGATCCCTCGAGGCCGGCACGAACAACATCGGCGAGCTCCTCGCGGTGCTCTACGCCATTCGCGACCACGCGCACCTGGCGGAACTGCACATCCAGGCCGACTCGATGTACGCCATCAACACCTACCGGTCCTGGATGGACGCGCACGCGCGACGGGGCTGGAAGACCAGCACGGGGGAGCCGACCAAGAACGCGGACATCCTGCGTGCGCTGATCGACGCCCGCGATGGCCGGCGCGCGGCAGGGATACCGGACGTGACCTTCGAGCACGTCCGGGGGCACGCCGGCCACCGCCTCAACGGCTGGGCCGACGAACGGGCGGTGCGCGCCTCGCAGCACGGCGACCGCGGGCTCGGAGCCATCTGGTCCACCGATCGGGGTCAGCCCCTTCTCGACGTCGGCGTCGACGCGCCCAAGGCGGGCGGCGACAAGGTCCGCCGGCGCAAGACGGCGGCGGCGGCGACCTAGCCCGCCCGCCGCCCCGCGCAGCGCCGTGCTCCCACAGGGATCGCCCCTTGACAGCGCGCCCTCCGTGTTCCTAGGTTACGAGTACCTGAATCAGGTTTCATGTATTCCC from Microbacterium sp. zg-B185 includes:
- a CDS encoding ribonuclease H; the protein is MSRYTVATDGACMRNPGPAGWAWVGEDGRWAAGSLEAGTNNIGELLAVLYAIRDHAHLAELHIQADSMYAINTYRSWMDAHARRGWKTSTGEPTKNADILRALIDARDGRRAAGIPDVTFEHVRGHAGHRLNGWADERAVRASQHGDRGLGAIWSTDRGQPLLDVGVDAPKAGGDKVRRRKTAAAAT